Proteins found in one Quercus robur chromosome 2, dhQueRobu3.1, whole genome shotgun sequence genomic segment:
- the LOC126714504 gene encoding N-alpha-acetyltransferase MAK3 produces the protein MERKNEEEETETGKSELDASQIEYVSYGGEHHLPLVMSLVDQELSEPYSIFTYRYFVYLWPQLSFLAFHNGKCVGTVVCKMGQHRNTFRGYIAMLVVIKPYRGKGIATELVTRSIKVMMESGCEEVTLEAEVTNKGALALYGRLGFIRAKRLFRYYLNGVDAFRLKLLFPCPDLYPSLPMIANKDESYSHNDHIPHEECCELHQHL, from the exons atggaaagaaagaatgaagaagaagaaacagaaaCGGGAAAATCAGAATTGGATGCATCGCAAATAGAGTACGTGAGCTATGGAGGTGAACACCATCTACCCCTTGTCATGTCCCTTGTTGACCAAGAACTCAGTGAACCTTACTCCATCTTCACCTACCGTTACTTCGTCTATCTCTGGCCCCAACTTTCTTTCCTG GCTTTTCACAATGGGAAGTGTGTGGGGACGGTGGTGTGTAAGATGGGTCAGCATCGAAATACGTTCAGAGGCTACATTGCTATGCTGGTTGTCATCAAGCCTTATAGAGGCAAAGGCATTG CTACAGAACTTGTTACCAGATCTATCAAAGTGATGATGGAATCTGGTTGTGAAGAG GTAACATTGGAAGCAGAAGTCACAAATAAAGGAGCATTAGCACTGTATGGCCGTCTGGGTTTTATTAGGGCAAAACGGCTCTTCCGGTACTACTTGAATGGAGTTGATGCTTTCCGTCTGAAGCTTTTATTCCCTTGTCCAGATTTATATCCCTCCCTGCCTATGATAGCAAACAAAGATGAAAGCTACAGTCACAATGATCACATACCACATGAAGAATGTTGTGAGCTACATCAACACTTGTAA